DNA from Geobacter sulfurreducens PCA:
CTTCCAGAATGCCCCGGTCGATCTCGTCTTTAAGTTTCAGGTACTGGACCTTGAGGTCTACCATTGGAATCATTGTCTTCCTCCTTGGATACGCATTGAAACGCGGACGTGGTGCTTGACCATCAGATCAAAGGTATCAATCCGTTAACGCTTCAACGCGTCTACAGTTGTTTCGTAATCATGAGCGCCGTCTCCAGAGCCCGCTTGCCGTCCCGGCCACTCACCACCGGGGTCGCCCCGGTCCTGATGCAGTCCAGGAACGAGGCGATCTCGCTCTTCAGGGCATCGCCCTGCTCGAACGTCTTCTGGTCCATGGCCACATTGGGCACGCCGGGGAACATCTCGCCGCTCCCCTTGCGGAAGACCGCCAGGGATTTATTCTGGAAGTCGACCGTGATGTAGGAGTCGGCCTGGAAGATCCGCATCTTGCGCTCGCTCTTCAGGCTGATCCGGCTGGCAGTGACGTTGGCCACACAGCCGTTCTCGAACTGGATCCGGGCATTGGCAATGTCTTCCTCGTCGGTGAAGACCGGCGCGCCGATGGAATTGACCTGCTTCACGGGCGAATCGATGATGTGCTGGATGATGTCGATGTCGTGGATCATGAGGTCGAGCACCACGTTCACATCGGTCCCCCGGGGCTTGAACGGAGCGATCCGGAGCGATTCGATGAAGCGCGGCCCGGTCAGCAGCTCGTCAAGGGCCATGACCACCGGATTGAAGCGCTCAAGGTGCCCCACCTGGAACACCGCCTTCCGCTCATCGGCAATGCGGATCAGCTCATCCGCTTCCTCGATGGTGGTGGTAATCGGTTTTTCCAGCAGCACGTGGACACCACGGTCCAGAAACGCCCGCGCCACCTCGAAATGGTACTGGGTCGGCACCACAATGCTCACGGCGTCGACCCGGTCCAACAGCTCACGGTAATCGGTGCAGGGACTGGTACCGACCTTGGCCGCCACCTCTGCGGCCCGGTTCATGTCGGTGTCGACCACCGCCACCAGCTCGGTATCAGGAAGCTGGGCATACTTTTCCGCATGAAACTGTCCCAGGTAGCCGACGCCGATAACCGCTGTCCGTAGTTTGTCCGTCATCTGCAGAGTCCCCTTTCCGATTTCTCGGCAAAAGTAACAAAGTGGTCGACCTCCTGCGAGGGAGGGATTTCCTCGCGGATGCGGCGCAATGCCTCCTCCAGCTTGAGACCGGACCGGATCACGAGCCGGTAGGCTTTCTTGATCCGGCCAACGAGCTCCTCGGAGAAGCCGCGCCGCCGGAGCCCCACCGTGTTGAGACCGGAGGAAACCGCCCGGTTGCCGCTGGCGATGGTGAACGGCAACACATCCTGAACAACCATGGCCCCTCCGGAGAGCATGGCGCTCTCGCCCACCCTGACGAATTGATGAACCGCCGAAAGCCCGCCGAGGATGGCGAAATCCTCGACTACCACATGGCCGGCCAGTGTCGATCCGTTGGCCATGATGACCCGATTGCCGATCACACAGTCGTGGGCCACATGACAGTAGGCCATGAACAGGTTGTCGTCACCGATTACCGTTTCGCCGATGCCGGTGACCGTCCCCGGCTGGAGCGTCGTGAACTCGCGAATGACATTACGGTTGCCGATCCGCAGCCAGGTTTCCTCTCCCCGGTATTTCAGGTCCTGGGGAATGCCGCCCACGGAGGCCATGTTGAAGATCCGGTTGTCCTCGCCGATCTCGGTCCAGCCGTCGATGACGGTGTGGGGTCCAACGGTGGTGCCCCGTCCGATACGAACGTGCGCCCCGATAATGACATAGGGGCCGATTTCTACACCCTCGGCGATTTCCGCCCCGGGATGCACGATTGCCGTAGGATGAATCATTTAGAGTTTTTCCTTGTCGGCAAAGGTCGCCTTGAGCTCCGCCTCGGTGACCAGCTTGCCGTTCACGGTGGCCCTGGCGCTGAAGCACCAGATGCCCCGCTTGCAACCGGAGATCGTTACTTCGATCCGCAGTTGGTCTCCCGGCACCACCGGTTTGCGGAACTTGACGTTGTCGATGGAGGCAAAGTAGCAGACCTTGTCGCGGACCTCGTCGCCCAAGGTCACATAGGCGTAGATTCCCCCCACCTGGGCCATGGCCTCAACGATCAGGACTCCCGGCATCACCGGGTGTCCCGGAAAGTGGCCTTGGAAAAACGGCTCATTGATGCTGACGTTCTTGATCCCCACGATCCGCTCGCCGGCAACGTACTCCACAATCCGATCCACCAGGAGGAAGGGGTAGCGGTGGGGAAGAATCTTCATGATTTCGTTGATATCAAAGACTGTTTCCATGTTCACGCTCCTCAAAAGAGAAAAACGGACCGCCCGGAGGACAGTCGCGTTTTCTCGATTACACGACCGAAAATAGCGAAACAAACCGGTGCGGAGCCGGCTAGACTGCGGATTCCAGCTTCTCCTCAAGCTCGCGGAGCCGTTTTTCCAGGGCGGCCACAGTCCGCTTCATTTCAGGGAGTTTCGGCACAACCGCCGAGGCACGGAGCCACTCCCGGTGATCGAAGGCAGGGATGCCGCTCATAATGGTGCCCGAGGGCACATTGCCCGGAACGCCCGACTTTGCGCCAATCATGGCATTATCGCCGATCTCAAGGTGCCCGGCCACGCCCACCTGCCCGCCGAGCGTTACCCGCCTGCCGAGCTTGGTACTCCCCGAAATGCCCACCTGGGAGACGATCATGCAGTTCTCGCCGATGACGCAGTTGTGAGCGATCATGACGAGGTTGTCGACCTTGGTCCCTTTACCGATAACGGTGGAAGCAAGGGCGGCACGGTCGATGGCGGCGTTGGCGCCGATTTCCACGTCATCCTCGATCACCACGTTGCCCAGCTGGGGGATCTTGTACCAGCCGTCGCCGTCGGGCGCGTAGCCGAAGCCGTCGGAACCGATGATGGTCCCCCCGTGGATCGTTACCCGGTTGCCGATGCGGCACCCCTGATAGACCGTGACGTTGGCATGGAGCGTGACGTCGTCGCCGACAGTGACCCCCTCATAGAGCACCACTCCCGGATGAAGCGTCACCCGGTCGCCTATGGTCACATTATCGCCGACCACCGCACCCGGGTGAATCGTTATCTCCGAGCCGAGTTTCACGTTCCGGCCGACATGGGCTCCGTCCATCACTCCGCGGGCCGCGCGGGGAGCCACGTAGAAGAGGGTCAGCAGCCGGGCGAACGCCAGATAGGGATTGGGGACCATGATGGCGTTGTGGTTGTGCCGTTCGGCGCCGGGCGGCAAAATGACCGCGCCGGCCCTGGTGGAGGCAACCTTCGGCGCATAGCGGGGATTGGCGAGAAACGTGATCTGGCTGTCGGTGGCGTCATCGAGGCTCGCCACGCCGACGATCTGGCGGGAGCCGTCGCCGACCAGCGTTCCACCGAGGTAGTCAGCCAGTTCCTGTAGCGTCTTGCTCACGGCCATCTTATTTCTTCCGGGAGGCGTTGAAAATCTTCAGAACGTCCTCGGTCAGGTCGGCTTTATCGTCGGCAAAGATCATGCTCTCGTTCTTCACGAAGATGATCGTGTAGCCGCTCTTGCGGCCGAAGTCCTGAATGACCCGCTCCAGCTCCTCGATGATCCGCTTGGTGAACTCCTCGTCCTTGGCCTGGAGCTCGTCCTGGGCATCCTTGGTGAACCGCTGGAACTCCTTGAGCTTCTGCTGATAGTCCTTCTCCTTGGCGTTGCGCGCCGAATCGGAGAGGAGCACGCTCTGCTTTTCCAGGTCGTCCTTCAGCTTTTTGAGCTCATCCTGCTTGAGGTTGATTTCGTCCTGGTACTTCTTCACCTTTGCCGCAAGCTGCTCCTTGGCCTCCTTGCCCGCTTCGGAGAGGTTGAGAGCCTTCTGCATGTCGATGAAGCCGAGTTTGCCCCCTTCCGCTCCGAAGGCGGAAGCGGCAATGAGTGACAACGTAACGACGGTGGCTGCAATGATCCTTTTCATTGTTTCTCCTTTAGCTGGTGCTCTGAAACCCGCAGGTTCTAGAAAAAGCTCCCGATTGAAAATTCGAAACGCCCGCTTGACTTGTCGATGCCGTCGCGGGGGTTGAGCGGAATGCCGTACTCAAGCCGCAGCGGTCCCATGGGAGACACCCACCGGATACCGGCACCGTAACTCATCAGGACACTGGAGAACATATCCTGGTTCTCGCCGTACACGTTACCCGCATCAAAGAAGAGAACCCCTTTGAGGCCCGCATCCTTGAGGAGCGGAATCGTGTATTCCACGTTCAGGATCGCCTCCTTGTCGCCGCCGACAAATGCCCGTTCGGGGTTTGTCGTGGGGAGGCCGGTCAGCGGGTCGGTGGTCGGCACATAGGTGATAATGGACGGGCTCACACTTCGGCCCTCAAATCCCCGCAGAGTATTGATGCCGCCGGCGAAGAAGCGCTCGTCAATGGAAATGTCCTTGCCGCCGAGCCCCTGGATGTAACCGAGGGTACCCCGCAGGCTCAGAACCGTCCCGAAACCGGTCGGGAAAAAGACCGAAGTATCGCCGTAGTAGCGGAGGAACCGGTTTGTGCCGCCGAGACCGGCGAACTCGACCGAGAGGTTGTTGACCATGCCGCGCGTGGGGTCGAGACGGTAGTCGGTGGTGTCCCTGGTCAGGCTCACATAGATGGAGCTGGTAGTGGAGTTGGTCTCGGGCACGACCCGCAGGGCCGGTGAGATGTCGAAGATTTCCTTCTGCTCGTACTTGTAGACCCAGAGGGTTCTCAAAGTATCGCTCAGAGGATACCCCGCCTTGATGTCGCCGCCCGTTGCCCGGCGGGTAAAGTCGAGGTAGTCGCGCTCGGTCCGGTAAAGGTCGCCCCCCAAAGTCCAGCGGGTATCGAGGAAATAGGGGTCGGTGAGACCCAGGTTGAACGTGGACGATTTGCCGCCGATGGAGGCGGCCAGGTTAGCCCTGAGGCCCAGCCCAAGGAAGTTGCCCTGGGAGACGGAGCCCTGGCCGATAAGGCCGTCAAGCGAACTGTAGCCGGCACCGATGCTGAAGGTGCCGGTGGGCTTCTCCTTCACCTCGATATTCACATCCAGCTTGTTCTCGGCGCTCCCCTTAACCGTGGAGATTGCCGCTTCCTCAAAGAACCCGAGGTTCATGAGGCGCTGCTTGCTCTGCTTCAGGCCCGTGCTGCTGTAGGTTTCGCCCTCGGCCACTTTCAGCTCGCGGCGAATGACCTTGTCGCGGGTCTTGGTGTTGCCGCTAACGTTGATGCGATCGAAGAAGACCTTCTCCCCCTTTTCGAACTCGAAGGTCAGGTCCACGGTCTTCGTTTCCGGGTTCACCTTGGTGAGCGGTGTCACGTTGACAAAGGCAAATCCCTTGTCCGCGTAAAGATCGGTGAGCGTCATAACATCGGTACGGAGATTCGCCCGGCTGAACACATCCCCCGACTTGAGCCTGAGCACCTTGGTGAGGTCCTCCTCCTTCTCCAGCAGATCCCCCTTGTAGCCGATGGCGCCGGTCCTGAACTGATCCCCCTCGGTGATGCCGATGGTTACGATAAGGCCGCTTTTGTCCTCGTTGAGCGCCACCTGGGGCTCTCCGACCTTGACGTTGACGTAGCCGTTGTTGAAGTAGAGATCGGCGATGAGGTTTGCATCGTTCTTCACCACCTCGTCTTTGTAGGTGCCGGCACCGGTAAGCCAGGAGAGGAACCACTTCTCCTTGGTCTCCATGACTCCGCGAAGCTTGCTTGCGTTGAAGGCCTTGTTGCCCTCGAAGCGGATCGACTTGATCAGGACCTTTTCCCCTTCGGCCACCGAGACAATCACCCGCACGTCGGTGTCGGAACGCTTCTCGCTCCGGGTGGTGACTTCGGCCAGGTAATAGCCCTCATCCCCGTAGAGTTTCTTGACCCGCTTGCCCGCCAGGGTCAACTCCTTCTGGGAAAAGATGGTGTTCGCCTTGAGTCCCAGGGCGTCCCGCACCTTGTCGGTGGAAAGCTCCTTGTTACCCTCGATCCTGACTTCGCGGATAATGGGCTTTTCCTGCACCGTATAGACCAGGACCACTCCACCATCGCCCTGCTCGGTCTCTGCCCGCACGTCGATGAACTGCCCGAGCTTGTAAACAGCCCGCACATCGGCGTCCACCTTTTCGGCGTAGAGCAGATCGCCCGTTTTGAGAGAAAGGGCGTTGGTTATGGCAGCCGTCTCGACCCGCCGGTTCCCCTTGACCCGGACATCGATGATTTTTTCACCCTCGGCCCGAACACCCTGAACGTTCAGCACCACTGCGGCAATGATTCCTAGTGAAGTCGCTTGTAGCCGTCGCACCGCTACCCCGGAAATGTGGATTTTAACTGCGCTGCCCTACGTGCTGCCTGTTGAGACGAAAGAGTGCTACACCTCGATGCGGCCGTCCACCAGCCGGACAGTCCGTCCCATGCGGGAAGCGAGCCGCTCATTATGGGTCACGACCACCAGGGTCAGGCCCCGTTTCCGGTTGATTTCGGAGAGCGTTTCATGAACCTCGTCGCTGGTCTTCATGTCCAGGTTGCCAGTCGGCTCATCGGCCAGCAGGAGCCGGGGCGACAGGACCAGAGCCCGCGCGATGGCCACCCGCTGCTGCTCCCCGCCGGACAACTCCCCCGGCTTGTGGGTGAGCCGGTGGGCAAGGCCGACCTCCGAAAGCAGTTCCCGGGCCGGGCCAAGCGCCGCGGATCGCTTCATGCCGCCGATCAGGGCCGGCATCATAACGTTTTCCTCTGCCGTGAACTCCGGCAGCAGATGATGAAACTGAAACACAAAGCCGATGGAGCGGTTGCGGAAAGCGGCCAGGTCCATGTCGCTTTTCCGGAAGACATCTTCGCCGCCGAACAGCACCGACCCTGACGAAGGGCGGTCCAAGGTCCCCATAAGATGGAGGAGGGTGCTCTTGCCGGCCCCTGAGGCCCCCACCAGGGCAATGGTTTCCCCTTCGGCAACCGCCAGATTGACCCCCCTGAGCACATCGACGCGAGTGTCCCCGGCGCCGTAGGTCTTGCAGAGGTCCACAACCTCGATGAGGTTACTCATAGCGCAACGCCTCGGCCGGGGGGAGGCGTGATGCCTGCCAGGACGGGTAGAGGGTCGCCACCAGTGAGATAATCACGGCCGTCACCGAGATGAGCAGTACGTCGGACGGCACGACCTGGGACGGAAAATGATCCAGGTAGTAAACGTCCTTGCTGAACAACTCGAAACCGGTGACCCGCTGGATGACTCCGACGATGGGCTCCAGGTTCAGCGCCACAAGAAGTCCGCCGATAACGCCGATGGCCGTCCCGGAGATGCCGATGATGAGCCCTTCGAGAACGAAAATCTTCATGATGCTCCGCCCTGTCGCCCCCATGGATTTGAGGATGGCGATATCCTTTGTCTTCTCCATGACCACCATGAAGAGGGTCGAGGCGATGCCGAAAGCGGCCACCAGGACGATCAGGGTCAGAATGATGAACATTACCATCTTTTCGGTCTTCAAGGCAAAAAGAATGTTCTTGTTCATCTGCATCCAATCCCGGGCATAGTAAGGGAATCCGAGGTCACGGTTGATCTCCCGCACCATCTCTCCCGTGTGGTAGACATCGGCAACCCGGAGCTGGATACCGGTGACCGCTTTCCCCATCGAAAGAAACTCCTGGGCCTCGCCGAGCCCCACGTAGGCCAGGGTCGAATCATACTCGAACATGCCGGTGTTGAAGAGTCCGACCACCCGGAACTGCTTCATCTTGGGAACCATGCCGAGGGGGGTAATGTTGCCGAGGGGAGAGATGACGTTCAGGGTGTCGCCCACGTACAGGTTGAGGGAACGCGCCAGCTCCTTGCCGATGATGATGCCGGGCCGGACCGGCTCGGCCGAGGCCAGAGGGGCCGGGACAGTAGTGAGATCGGTCAGTTTGCCGTCGACGAGGGAACGGGAGAGATTGGTGACCTGGGGATCAGTGGCGGGATCGACCCCCCTGAGCACCACACCGGAAACGTTGCCGCCCGAGGAAAGCATCACTTGGCTGTAGATGAATGGGGTGACGGCCTTAACCCCTTTGACGGCACTAAGCCGCTCCATCATGGCGTGATAGTCCTCGATGCCGCCGCTCGATTTCAGCACCACGATGTGGGCGTTGGTGCCGAGGATCTTTTCCTTGAGATCTTCTTCGAAGCCGGTCATCACCGCCAGAACGACGATAAGCGCAAGGACCCCCAGGGCAACGCCCGCGGTGGAAATAAAGGTGATGATCGATATGAAGGTCGACTTCCGCTTGGCCTTCAGATAGCGGAGACCGATAAATAACTCGTAGGGCATGGGTGCATCCGGAACCGGAAATCGGGGACCGGGAGAAATCCGCCTGCCGTTCTCCGGCCCCTGGACCCGGTTTTCTTATTTTTCCTTGCGTAGTTGCGGAAAGAGAATGACGTCGCGAATCGAAGGTGAATCGGTCAGCAGCATCACGAGCCGGTCGATGCCGATCCCCTCCCCCGCCGTGGGGGGAAGGCCGAACTCAAGCGCGCGGATGTAATCCTCGTCCATGTAGTGGGCCTCGTCGTCGCCCTTGGCCTTGGCCGCCACCTGGGCGAGGAAGCGCTCCTTCTGGTCCACCGGGTCGTTCAACTCGGAGAAGGCGTTGGCCATCTCGCGACCGGCAATGAACAGCTCGAACCGGTCCACGATCTCCGGATCCTTGTCGCTCTTGCGGGAAAGGGGTGACACTTCGGTGGGATAGGCGGTAATGAACGTCGGCTGGATCAGTTTTGTTTCCGCCACTTCCTCGAAAATCTCGGTAATGAGCTTGCCGTACCCCACGTCGGCGGGCAGGTCGAGCCCCAGCCGCTGGGCGTAGGCATAGGCCAGATCCCGGTCCGCCAGGGACTTGGCGTCGATGTCGCCGTATTCCAGAATCGCCTCGACAACGGCGAGCCGCTTCCAGGGGCGCTGGAAGCTGATCGGCATCTCCTGGTAGGTGAAATCGAGGGTGCCCAGCACTTCCTGCGCAACATGACAGAGGAGTTCCTCCGTGAAATCCATCAGGTCTTCAAAGGTGGCGTAGGCCTGATAGAACTCCATCATGGTGAACTCGGGGTTGTGGCGCACTGAAATCCCCTCGTTGCGGAAGTTACGGTTGATCTCGAAGACCCGCTCGAAGCCGCCGACCACGAGCCGCTTCAGGTACAGCTCCGGTGCGATCCGAAGAAAAAGCTGCATATCGAGGGCATTGTGGTGGGTCACGAAGGGGCGCGCCGTGGCACCGCCGGGGATCGGCTGCATCATGGGCGTTTCCACTTCGAGAAAATCCTTGCGCACCATGAATTCGCGGATGAGATTGACGATGCGGGACCGCTTGACGAACACCTCGCGCACCTCGGGGTTCACGATGAGGTCCACGTAGCGCTGGCGATAGCGCGTCTCAACGTCCGTGAGCCCGTGGAACTTCTCGGGAAGCGGCTGGAGCGACTTGGTCAGGAGACGGATGAACGCGGCATTGAGAGTGAGCTCGCCGGTCTTGGTCCGGAACGGGGTGCCGCCGACACCGACGATGTCGCCGATATCGAAAGTCTCGAACGCCTCGAACGCCTCGTCGCCCACCGTATCCTTGCGTACGTAGACCTGCATCCGTCCCTTACGGTCCTGGATCTGGATAAACGCAGCCTTGCCGAAGGAGCGGCGCGCGATGATACGGCCCGCGACGGTAAAGCTGCGGGGATCATCCTCAATGGTATCCACGGTGCCATAGGCCTCCCTGAAATCGGCAGACGTATGGAGAGGTTTGAAATCATTCGGGTAGGGATTGATCCCCGCTTCCCAGAGGGCGTCGACCTTGCGCCGCCTCTGGAGCAACAGCTCACTCAACTCTTCCATTGCTCGTACAGTCCCTTTCTGGTAGCCGCTTTCCGGCCCGTTTAACAAACCGTCAACTTAGCCAAAGGAGCATGCCAAGTCAAGGAAAAACGGGGTGCGAACAGAGCGCACCCCGTCAATTTGGCCTGCATATTCAAACAGTTGAAGACAGGATCAGGGAAGGGCCACCTGCACCGGCGCGGTCCGGTTACTGGTCGTGCCGTCGCCGAGTTGGCCATAGCCGTTATACCCCCAGGCCCACATGCCTCCTGACCCATTTTTCTTGACGATCGTGAAGAACGACCCGAGGAGCACCACCCGTTCCACGTCGGTAAAGGGGACGTTCGATGCATCGCGTACCTGGGCCGGGCTCAGTTGATCGCCGGTGGTTCCGACGGACAGAAGACCGAGGGTATTGAATCCCCAGGTGTAAACCGTGAAGTTGCTCGCCACGGCCACCGAATGGGACGGACCGGCAAACACGTCGATAAATCCGGTGACGCCGGCAGGAAGCGTCAACTGGACAGGGGTGCTCTGGTTGGTGGTGGTGCCGTTGCCGAGCTGACCATAGGCATTGCTCCCCCAGGCCCAGATCGCGCCGGTAGAATCCAGGGCCAGGTTGTGGCTGCCGCCGGCGGAAATCTTGCGGATCGTAATGGAAGAGGGAAGCTGGACTTTTTGAGGCATGTGGTTGCTCAGGGTGGTTCCGTTGCCCAGTTGGCCGCTGGCGTTGTTGCCCCAGGCATAGGCCTCGGTGCTGGTATAGGCGATGCTGTGACTGCCGCCGGCAACGATGGCGGTCGGAGCAATGGGGAGTTTGGCCGTCTCAACCTGCCTGGGGGCGAAGCGGGTGGCGGAAGATATCGGGTTCAGGGCAAGTTGGCCCGCGCTGTTGCTGCCCCACGCCCAGACCGTGCCTCCGGCCAGAGCCATGGAATGGAGTCCGCCGGCCGCCACCTGCTGAACGGCACCGCCGAAGCCGCCGATCTTCACCGGTGTGGAACTGGTCGGGACCGTTGCGGGATCGCGGCCGATCTGTCCGGCCGAATTACTCCCCCACGCCCTGACCCCGCTCACGTTGTCGAACCGCGCGATGGCGAGGGTATGTGAGGCCCCGGTGGCAAATCCGCTGGAGTAGGTGGCAAAGCCGAGCCGGAGCCGCTTAGGTGTGGCAGCAGAGGTGGTTGTACCGTCACCGAGCTGGCCGGACTCGTTATTACCCCACACCGCAAGGGTCGTCATGTTCTGGAACACGGCACTGTGGGAATAGGCCGGCGACGAGATGCTGGTGGAGTCCGAGTAGGGCAGGTCGCCGTCGGCGCAGGCGGAAAGGAGCGTACAGGATGCAAGCACGGCGGCCATGCGAAAGTTGATGATATTTTTCATTGTCTTCTCCCTACTGGTGATTGGTCATGGGTACGCCACTGCTCTCCGGTTCTGGAGCCATCCGGACACCCTTATCTGCCGGCCACGATCTCGTACAAAACGCCGGGAGCCACTCCCTCGAACGTCACCGGGCCAAGATACTCGCCCTTGCGAAAGCAGACTCCCTCACCCGACACGAGTCTGGTGGCGGAGGAATTGCGAAAGGAAAAGGCCGTACCGCCCTGGAGCGAGGCAAGGGCCTCCGCCCGTTCGACGGGGAAAACGCGACGATCCACGACAGCGAAGTTCTCCGGCACGGGGAGCGGCGTGGCGCCGTTGGCCGCGTCCGCCATGGGCAGAGGGACGACGCTCCCTTTCCCGGCACCCCGTGGAAGAATGGCCCGAAGCGTGACCTCCACCGAATCCGTGCCGTTGAATCTGAAGTCGTAAAAAGGGGTCCAGCCGTTTCCCTTCACCAGGTAACTGTAGCGGACACTGCCCTTTCCGGCGAGTCGGAGCCGGGCCACGCTGCCGCCAGGGGACTCCGAAGCCTTGAGTGCCTTCAGCCGGTCATCCACCGACCTGATCCCCTCCTCGGCCTGCCGACGGGCCCGATAGACCTCCTCCAACTGCGTCAGGGCGTACTCGGTCCCCTTCCTGACCGACGTGAGGGGTTCGGGGTTGCCCTTGGTCTTTCGCGGCGTCTTGCTGCTTTGCGATTTTGCCGCCGCCTTGAATATCTCTTCCCGCGCTTCGATGGCTCTGAGCCGATCCTCAAGGCCCTTGCGCCGTTCGGCCAGGCGGGCGATCTCACTGCCGAATCCGGCAGCGGGCCGGAGGGGCTCCACTTCCACGCGGACCACGCTGGCACGGCCGGCAGGACTCACCCGGAGGGACCCGGGGATGTAGGTCGAAGGGAGCGGGACTTCCACCGTGCCCCTGGCGGCGCTTGCTTCGCCCGAAATCCGGGCCCCGTCCAGATAGTAGGTGACAGTGCTGCCGGCCATGGCCGGCACGGCAGCCAGCAGAAAACCGATTACATAAAGCGTGAGTCGCATCCGCCCTCCTTGGCGTAGCACGCAATCACGTGGCAACGTCGAGCAGTTCCACCTCGAAAATCAGAGTTGCATTCGGCGGGATCACCCCGCCGGCTCCGGCGGCACCGTACCCGAGTTGGGGGGGTACGATGAGACGGCGCTTGCCGCCGACCTTCATGGACATGACCCCCTCGTCCCATCCCGGGATCACCTCGCCCGCGCCGATGGTGAAGACGAACGGCTCTCCCCGGTCCACGGAGCTGTCGAACTTCGTGCCGTTCTCAAGCCAGCCCGTGTAGTGAACCTTCACCGGTTTACCGGCCACGGGGGCCGCACCGGACCCGGCGGCAAGGTCCACGTAGGAAAGCCCCGAAGCAGTCGTGACGGCATCCGAGGCGCCGGCGGCGCTTGCAGGCTTCGCCTCGCCGGCCGGCTTGGTTTCCCTGTCCGAACAGGCCGCCACGACGATCCCGACCAGGAGCAGCAGCAGTACGAGAATTTTCTCGACGTTTCTCACCAATTCCTCCGAAATAGCTTACAGATTGAACGGCTCATGGATTCCGCCGAGCCTCAGGATGAACTCCCATTGGGCCGGGGTCACCGGTTGTACCGAAAGGCGGCTCCGCTGCAAGAGGACCATATCCGCCACCTCCGGGTGCATCTTCAACTCGGCGAGCGTCACCGGCCGCGCGAGTGGCTTCACATACCTGACATCGACCATATACCAGATGGGGTTATTCCGGCCGGCCCGGGGATCGAAGTGTTCGCCTGCCGGGTCCAGGGCGGTCCAGTCGGGATACCCCTCGCGCACGACCCGCGCAATGCCGACCACCGCCGGATCGGGGACGTTGCTGTGATAGAAGAGGACCCCGTCCCCGGGCTTGATCTCGTCGCGCAGAAGATTGCGGGCCTGGAAGTTGCGCACGCCGTCCCAGTGCTCCGTGCCGTTGGGGCGGCTCCCGAGGTCGTCAAACGAAAAACAGGACGGCTCGGACTTGAAGAGCCAGTAACGCCGCTCGCGGTTCATGGTGTCTCCCCGGTCACGCCATGCGCCGTCCTAGGTCAGGAGGTGCACAAAGAGCCCACTCCTGAGCTTGGGCTCGAACCAGGTGGACTTGGGGGGCATGATCTTGCCGGCATCGGCCAGCTGCATCAGCTCAGCCATGGACGTGGGATGGAGCGAGAAGGCGACCCGATACTCACCACCAGCGACCAGGCGCTCCAGTTCGCCGATGCCGCGGATGCCCCCCACGAAATGAATCCGCTGGTCGGTCCGGGGATTGCGGATGCCGAGGACCGGACCCAGGAGGTTGTTCTGGAGGATGGAGACATCAAGATGGGACACTGCGTCGTGCTCGTCAAAGGCCCCCTGCTTGGGCACAAGCTGGTACCAGCGCCCCTCCAGATACATGCCGAACTGGTGCCTGCTTTTCGGCTCGAACCGCCCCTCTTCCGGGGAAACGCTGAAATGCTCTCCCACCCGTGCCATGAACTCGGC
Protein-coding regions in this window:
- the lysS gene encoding lysine--tRNA ligase yields the protein MEELSELLLQRRRKVDALWEAGINPYPNDFKPLHTSADFREAYGTVDTIEDDPRSFTVAGRIIARRSFGKAAFIQIQDRKGRMQVYVRKDTVGDEAFEAFETFDIGDIVGVGGTPFRTKTGELTLNAAFIRLLTKSLQPLPEKFHGLTDVETRYRQRYVDLIVNPEVREVFVKRSRIVNLIREFMVRKDFLEVETPMMQPIPGGATARPFVTHHNALDMQLFLRIAPELYLKRLVVGGFERVFEINRNFRNEGISVRHNPEFTMMEFYQAYATFEDLMDFTEELLCHVAQEVLGTLDFTYQEMPISFQRPWKRLAVVEAILEYGDIDAKSLADRDLAYAYAQRLGLDLPADVGYGKLITEIFEEVAETKLIQPTFITAYPTEVSPLSRKSDKDPEIVDRFELFIAGREMANAFSELNDPVDQKERFLAQVAAKAKGDDEAHYMDEDYIRALEFGLPPTAGEGIGIDRLVMLLTDSPSIRDVILFPQLRKEK
- a CDS encoding ABC transporter ATP-binding protein, which gives rise to MSNLIEVVDLCKTYGAGDTRVDVLRGVNLAVAEGETIALVGASGAGKSTLLHLMGTLDRPSSGSVLFGGEDVFRKSDMDLAAFRNRSIGFVFQFHHLLPEFTAEENVMMPALIGGMKRSAALGPARELLSEVGLAHRLTHKPGELSGGEQQRVAIARALVLSPRLLLADEPTGNLDMKTSDEVHETLSEINRKRGLTLVVVTHNERLASRMGRTVRLVDGRIEV
- the bamA gene encoding outer membrane protein assembly factor BamA; translated protein: MRRLQATSLGIIAAVVLNVQGVRAEGEKIIDVRVKGNRRVETAAITNALSLKTGDLLYAEKVDADVRAVYKLGQFIDVRAETEQGDGGVVLVYTVQEKPIIREVRIEGNKELSTDKVRDALGLKANTIFSQKELTLAGKRVKKLYGDEGYYLAEVTTRSEKRSDTDVRVIVSVAEGEKVLIKSIRFEGNKAFNASKLRGVMETKEKWFLSWLTGAGTYKDEVVKNDANLIADLYFNNGYVNVKVGEPQVALNEDKSGLIVTIGITEGDQFRTGAIGYKGDLLEKEEDLTKVLRLKSGDVFSRANLRTDVMTLTDLYADKGFAFVNVTPLTKVNPETKTVDLTFEFEKGEKVFFDRINVSGNTKTRDKVIRRELKVAEGETYSSTGLKQSKQRLMNLGFFEEAAISTVKGSAENKLDVNIEVKEKPTGTFSIGAGYSSLDGLIGQGSVSQGNFLGLGLRANLAASIGGKSSTFNLGLTDPYFLDTRWTLGGDLYRTERDYLDFTRRATGGDIKAGYPLSDTLRTLWVYKYEQKEIFDISPALRVVPETNSTTSSIYVSLTRDTTDYRLDPTRGMVNNLSVEFAGLGGTNRFLRYYGDTSVFFPTGFGTVLSLRGTLGYIQGLGGKDISIDERFFAGGINTLRGFEGRSVSPSIITYVPTTDPLTGLPTTNPERAFVGGDKEAILNVEYTIPLLKDAGLKGVLFFDAGNVYGENQDMFSSVLMSYGAGIRWVSPMGPLRLEYGIPLNPRDGIDKSSGRFEFSIGSFF
- a CDS encoding lipoprotein-releasing ABC transporter permease subunit, translating into MPYELFIGLRYLKAKRKSTFISIITFISTAGVALGVLALIVVLAVMTGFEEDLKEKILGTNAHIVVLKSSGGIEDYHAMMERLSAVKGVKAVTPFIYSQVMLSSGGNVSGVVLRGVDPATDPQVTNLSRSLVDGKLTDLTTVPAPLASAEPVRPGIIIGKELARSLNLYVGDTLNVISPLGNITPLGMVPKMKQFRVVGLFNTGMFEYDSTLAYVGLGEAQEFLSMGKAVTGIQLRVADVYHTGEMVREINRDLGFPYYARDWMQMNKNILFALKTEKMVMFIILTLIVLVAAFGIASTLFMVVMEKTKDIAILKSMGATGRSIMKIFVLEGLIIGISGTAIGVIGGLLVALNLEPIVGVIQRVTGFELFSKDVYYLDHFPSQVVPSDVLLISVTAVIISLVATLYPSWQASRLPPAEALRYE